Part of the Acidobacteriota bacterium genome is shown below.
ATCTCGGAGTAATGCGCGAAGTGAATGAACCCGCATTTTTCATGAGGTTTCGCCACCAGGGCGACGAGACGCAATACCTGGTGGGATTTGCGACCTGAGGGGCGCGGAGGCGCACTTGGCAGTAAGTCGAGGGCCCCGAGACGAGCAGACACCGCTGGGTGTGGTGCGTCGTCGGCCGCAGTAGGGACCTCGTGAATAATGCGAGTCAAAGAGGTTCGTACAGCGTCCGCCGCTGGCGCGGCACGAAGCCGGCCTCTTGGATCACCCGTTCCATCTCGGCCTGGGTCATATGGTATCGCGTGCCCGCCGCAGCGACGACGTTTTCCTCGAGCATGATGGAACCGAGGTCATCCGCACCGAAGTACAGCGAGAGTTGGCCGATTTTCGGGCCCTGTGTCACCCACGACCCCTGGATGTGCCGGACGTTATCCAGTGCGAGGCGCGAGATAGCGAGGGTCCGCAGGTAGTCGTACCCACCGGATGGTTCGACTTCGCCTTGAAGATCGGTTCCGGACTCCTGGAATGTCCACGGGATGAAGGCTGTGAACCCACCAATTTCATCCTGCAGATCGCGCACACCCAAAAGATGTCCGACCCGCGCCGAAACTGGTTCACCGACACCAAACATCATGGTCGCTGTGGTTCGCAGGCCGAGTTCGTGCGCCTCTCGATGTACGCCGAGCCATTGTTCCGTCGAGGCCTTCGCCCGCGACCAAATTCGGCGCCGGGTCTCGTCCTCGAGAATCTCTGCCCCACCGCCAGGTATCGAATCGAGTCCGGACGCAATGAGCTTTTCGAGGACCTCTCGGACCGATACCTTTTCGAGCTTTGCCAGGTACCAGATCTCCGGAACCGAAAAGGCGTGCAGGTGGACCTGGGGAAATGCGCGCTTGAGGTCGGTCAGCAAAGATGCATAAAACTCGAGCCGGAGTTCCGGATGGACCCCCCCCTGAAGAAGAATACCCGTGCCGCCACACGCGACGGTCTCCGCCACCTTATGGGCGATCTCTTCGAATGGCAGAACGTATGCATCCGAGTCCTTCACGGTCCGATAGAAGGCACAGAATCTGCACCGATAGACGCACACATTGGTGTAGTTCACGTTGCGATCGATGATGTAGGTGGCGGCGTTCGTCGGATTATGACGATGACGGAGACTGTTGGCGGCCTGACCGAGATCGAGCAGACTCCCGTGGTCGAACAGGGTCTGAATGTCCTCCTGTTCGAGGCGGGTTCCTTCAATCGCCTGGTCGAGAATGCTGTCGACGTCTCTCTTCATCAAAGTCCTTAACACAGAGACCGGCCTGAACGTTTCCCAGGGCAGGCTTGACGGGCAAATGGGTCGACGACCCGACAGCGCGAAGAACATTCGGCGAGACTGCCGGTGGGCCGTCTTGCCGTCGAGCCGTGTGGCCGGAGATTCGCTTAGCGAATCCCTAGCCTTGCGACATCGACTCGAGAAACTCCTTGTTTGTTTCCGTCTTCGACAGGCGCTCCAGGAGAAGCTCCATCGCTTCCACAGAGGACAGCGACGAGAGCACCTTGCGGAGGACCCAGATGCGACGCAACTCCCACTCGGGAATGAGCAACTCTTCCTTGCGGGTGCCGG
Proteins encoded:
- the mqnC gene encoding dehypoxanthine futalosine cyclase — encoded protein: MKRDVDSILDQAIEGTRLEQEDIQTLFDHGSLLDLGQAANSLRHRHNPTNAATYIIDRNVNYTNVCVYRCRFCAFYRTVKDSDAYVLPFEEIAHKVAETVACGGTGILLQGGVHPELRLEFYASLLTDLKRAFPQVHLHAFSVPEIWYLAKLEKVSVREVLEKLIASGLDSIPGGGAEILEDETRRRIWSRAKASTEQWLGVHREAHELGLRTTATMMFGVGEPVSARVGHLLGVRDLQDEIGGFTAFIPWTFQESGTDLQGEVEPSGGYDYLRTLAISRLALDNVRHIQGSWVTQGPKIGQLSLYFGADDLGSIMLEENVVAAAGTRYHMTQAEMERVIQEAGFVPRQRRTLYEPL